Proteins from a single region of Candidatus Methylacidiphilales bacterium:
- a CDS encoding cytochrome P450 has product MPCPIHSDPDPFKEARKKDGILVNEFQGKPIPMILRHEELRAVTKDWQTFSSDAPMRVPIPSEENVRTVRQLPLEIDPPDHTEYRGIAEPFFNRAKLPEVVARVEALVAELLTDALQRESIELVREFAIPFQSRALAILTNMPDEEAKIWIGWGTHIFREGPGEKKGAALEIYLNSLYDRAEANPGDDFFSAITRATFQGRKLTREEMLGYGSIMFAGGRDTVINSISGVIGHLSRSQTDFEYLREDPKRIVNAAEEYFRAISPVTHIARMCPHKTEVHGVTVEPGELVTLCFASANHDETVFPAPEEVRLDRKPNPHVAFGFGPHLCLGAAHARLVVRSLLKGLCEKVQQIITIEQKEKVERETRYNRPLSFDSLTVRFKAR; this is encoded by the coding sequence ATGCCTTGCCCCATCCACAGCGACCCCGATCCGTTCAAGGAGGCCCGCAAAAAAGACGGCATCCTCGTCAATGAATTTCAAGGGAAGCCCATCCCGATGATCCTGCGGCACGAGGAGTTGCGCGCCGTGACCAAGGACTGGCAGACATTCAGTTCCGACGCCCCGATGCGCGTCCCGATTCCGTCGGAGGAAAATGTCCGCACGGTGCGCCAGTTGCCGCTGGAAATTGATCCGCCGGACCACACCGAATATCGCGGGATTGCCGAGCCGTTTTTCAACCGGGCCAAACTCCCGGAGGTCGTTGCCCGGGTGGAAGCCCTGGTCGCCGAACTTCTCACCGATGCGCTCCAGCGCGAATCCATCGAGCTTGTGCGCGAGTTTGCCATTCCGTTCCAATCGCGCGCGCTGGCAATTCTGACCAACATGCCGGATGAGGAGGCGAAAATCTGGATCGGCTGGGGTACGCACATTTTTCGCGAAGGTCCGGGCGAAAAGAAGGGCGCCGCCCTTGAAATCTATCTCAACAGCCTCTATGACCGGGCCGAGGCAAATCCCGGCGACGACTTTTTCAGTGCGATAACACGGGCGACGTTTCAGGGCCGCAAGCTCACGCGCGAGGAGATGCTTGGTTACGGGAGCATCATGTTTGCGGGCGGGCGCGACACGGTGATCAACTCGATCAGCGGCGTGATCGGCCATCTTTCCAGGAGCCAGACGGACTTTGAATACCTCCGCGAGGATCCCAAGCGGATCGTGAACGCGGCCGAGGAGTATTTTCGCGCGATTTCACCCGTCACACACATTGCCCGGATGTGCCCGCACAAAACCGAAGTACATGGCGTGACTGTTGAGCCCGGAGAACTGGTTACACTTTGTTTTGCCTCGGCCAATCATGACGAGACGGTTTTCCCCGCGCCGGAAGAAGTCCGGCTGGACCGCAAACCCAACCCGCACGTTGCCTTCGGATTCGGTCCACACCTTTGCCTCGGCGCCGCCCATGCGCGCCTGGTGGTAAGGAGCCTTCTCAAGGGCCTTTGTGAAAAGGTCCAGCAAATCATAACGATTGAACAAAAGGAAAAGGTCGAGCGCGAAACCCGTTACAACCGGCCGCTCTCCTTTGATTCGCTGACCGTCCGCTTCAAGGCGCGTTGA
- a CDS encoding ABC transporter ATP-binding protein — MLQLSDIVVERGPVENPQALLKDISLFYPAGHFAAIVGASGCGKSTLLKVIAGLMESTNGKIHWRGRDLAEEHDLEPAELGYVPQFSIFHDHLTVWECAHNACRLRVGGLAGRDVRERVSQILEYVGLLEISDRRASVLSGGQRRRLGLALELVSNPALLLCDEVTSGLDPKAEDEIVKLLRHLASGERTVLSVTHSLRHLHVYDSVTVLNQGTLAYQGPPDFLLEYFSASSPENVFPRLAEEEPGFWLEKLHTYKAVLPKQAQASGEILSFNQAEMDEAPPEPAGFFMQFWILFCRRWRLFLRDHAQLGLQLSLLVVFPLVVILFAYNGLPQIQNMSMEADPSILQVMKERLEFNIQTTHIGSLVSGLVMFQVVLLTLMGSNNAAREIASERLIFEKEKLGGLNVGSYLAGKLGFLVFLVAAQSVCMAFAVKIVCRLPGDPIQELLLLFLANLAMTVVCLAISSWSRTTEQASLISIYLVGFQLPLSGAVLALPDFLGTVVRPFIAAYWSWSGYIQSMRDTRFYDLVASITLTPLAEVPLCIWVLVFHILTGLLLAWLGGIRSQWE, encoded by the coding sequence ATGCTTCAACTCAGCGATATCGTTGTCGAGCGCGGCCCTGTGGAAAACCCGCAGGCGCTGCTGAAGGACATTTCATTGTTTTATCCGGCGGGGCACTTTGCGGCAATCGTGGGAGCATCGGGCTGCGGGAAGAGCACCCTCCTGAAAGTCATCGCCGGATTGATGGAAAGCACAAACGGGAAAATCCATTGGCGCGGCCGTGACCTGGCCGAGGAGCATGACCTGGAGCCCGCGGAACTCGGTTATGTTCCGCAGTTCAGCATTTTTCACGACCACCTCACGGTTTGGGAATGCGCGCATAACGCCTGCAGGCTGCGTGTGGGCGGATTGGCGGGCCGGGATGTCCGCGAGCGTGTGTCGCAGATTTTGGAGTATGTCGGGCTGCTGGAAATCTCCGACAGGCGCGCAAGCGTTCTGTCAGGAGGACAAAGGCGCCGGCTGGGACTCGCCCTGGAACTGGTGAGCAATCCCGCCCTATTGCTCTGCGACGAGGTGACGAGCGGGCTGGACCCCAAGGCCGAGGATGAAATCGTCAAGTTGCTGAGGCACCTGGCTTCCGGCGAGCGAACCGTGCTGAGCGTGACGCACAGCCTGAGGCATCTTCACGTCTATGATTCCGTGACCGTGTTGAACCAGGGCACGCTGGCCTATCAGGGGCCGCCGGATTTCCTGCTCGAATATTTCAGCGCGTCGAGCCCTGAGAACGTATTTCCCCGGCTGGCGGAAGAGGAACCCGGATTCTGGTTGGAAAAGCTCCATACTTATAAGGCGGTCCTTCCGAAACAGGCGCAGGCATCAGGGGAAATCCTTTCCTTCAACCAGGCCGAAATGGACGAAGCCCCGCCGGAGCCGGCCGGCTTTTTCATGCAATTTTGGATTTTGTTTTGCCGTCGCTGGCGGCTTTTCCTGAGGGACCATGCCCAGCTCGGCCTCCAACTTTCCTTGTTGGTGGTTTTCCCGCTGGTGGTGATCCTGTTTGCCTACAACGGACTGCCGCAAATCCAGAATATGAGCATGGAGGCCGATCCCTCGATCCTGCAGGTGATGAAGGAGCGCCTGGAATTCAACATCCAGACCACGCATATCGGGAGCCTGGTGTCAGGCCTTGTGATGTTCCAGGTGGTCTTGCTGACCTTGATGGGTTCCAACAACGCGGCCCGCGAAATCGCCTCGGAACGGCTGATTTTTGAAAAGGAAAAACTTGGAGGCTTGAATGTGGGGAGTTACCTCGCGGGCAAGCTCGGGTTCCTGGTATTTTTGGTTGCGGCGCAGTCCGTGTGCATGGCGTTTGCGGTCAAAATCGTTTGCCGATTGCCGGGAGATCCGATTCAGGAATTGTTGCTTCTGTTTCTGGCCAATCTGGCCATGACGGTGGTGTGCCTGGCGATTTCGAGTTGGTCCCGCACCACCGAGCAGGCTTCGCTTATTTCGATTTATCTTGTGGGCTTCCAGCTTCCGTTGTCGGGGGCCGTTCTTGCGCTGCCGGATTTTCTTGGAACCGTGGTACGGCCGTTCATCGCGGCGTATTGGAGTTGGTCCGGATATATCCAGTCGATGCGCGACACGCGTTTTTATGATCTGGTGGCTTCCATCACCCTGACGCCACTGGCTGAAGTTCCTCTCTGTATCTGGGTGCTGGTGTTTCATATCCTGACGGGGCTTTTGCTGGCGTGGCTGGGCGGAATCCGCAGTCAGTGGGAATGA